In one Micromonospora polyrhachis genomic region, the following are encoded:
- a CDS encoding ABC transporter permease subunit: MPNVLTKTLWDSRRSLASFAAGTALVAAMYAGFYPQVADGAMGQAVEGFSPAIREALNMEDLASAAGYLGSSVFGILVPLIAVSYGITAGTRAVAGDEEAGYLDLLLAYPVGRTRLLLHRCGALTLGAFGLAATVLLAMLAIRSSAQLDTISIGQFTAQCVALALLATLFGIIAVTIGAVTGSRVATLAGSATVGVLGYAANTFLPQIVDGIRYASPFHYYIGNEPLQNGFHWADFGVLAMASIVLLLVATAAFNRRDLTS; the protein is encoded by the coding sequence ATGCCTAACGTCCTCACCAAGACCCTGTGGGACTCCCGCCGAAGCCTCGCCAGCTTCGCCGCCGGCACCGCCCTGGTGGCGGCCATGTACGCCGGCTTCTATCCGCAGGTCGCCGACGGTGCGATGGGACAGGCCGTCGAGGGCTTCTCCCCGGCGATCCGTGAGGCACTGAACATGGAGGATCTTGCCAGCGCCGCCGGTTATCTCGGCTCCAGCGTCTTCGGCATCCTCGTGCCGTTGATCGCCGTCAGCTACGGCATCACGGCCGGTACCAGGGCCGTCGCCGGCGACGAGGAGGCTGGTTATCTCGACCTGCTCCTCGCCTATCCGGTCGGTCGTACCCGACTCCTGCTGCACCGTTGTGGTGCACTCACCCTCGGGGCCTTCGGTCTCGCCGCCACCGTGCTGCTCGCCATGCTCGCCATCCGCAGCAGTGCCCAACTCGACACCATCAGCATCGGCCAGTTCACCGCACAGTGCGTAGCGCTCGCACTGTTGGCCACCCTGTTCGGCATCATCGCCGTCACCATCGGAGCGGTCACCGGCAGTCGGGTGGCCACCCTCGCCGGCAGTGCCACCGTCGGTGTTCTCGGGTACGCCGCGAACACCTTCCTTCCCCAGATCGTCGACGGGATTCGCTACGCCTCTCCGTTCCACTACTACATCGGCAACGAGCCGCTCCAGAACGGCTTCCACTGGGCTGACTTCGGCGTTCTCGCGATGGCGAGCATCGTGCTCCTCCTGGTCGCCACCGCCGCGTTCAATCGACGCGACCTCACCAGTTGA
- a CDS encoding glutamate ABC transporter substrate-binding protein encodes MRIKRVAAIAAIAALSLGVTACGGGDEGGTGASGIVGKAQKDKKLVIGVKSDQPGLGLQTGSNYEGFDIEIGKIIAKGLGVDPANIEWKTTVSNNREPFIQQGTVDLVIATYTINDDRKKKVNFAGPYYIAGQDLLVKADSTIAGPEGLEGKKVCSVSGSTPAKKMQTDYPKVQLQQFDSYSKCVNALEGGQVDAVTTDDIILAGYAAQSQYAGKFKVVGKPFTSEPYGIGLKKEDKAGCEKVNEILKTAASDGSYKAAWDNTLGKSGTPAPTLDTSKLTNCG; translated from the coding sequence ATGCGGATCAAGCGCGTGGCGGCGATCGCCGCGATCGCGGCACTTTCGCTCGGCGTTACGGCCTGCGGCGGCGGTGACGAGGGCGGCACCGGCGCAAGCGGGATCGTCGGCAAGGCGCAGAAGGACAAGAAGCTGGTCATCGGCGTCAAGTCCGACCAGCCTGGCCTGGGCTTGCAGACCGGCAGCAACTACGAGGGCTTCGACATCGAGATCGGGAAGATCATCGCCAAGGGCCTCGGCGTCGACCCGGCGAACATCGAGTGGAAGACCACGGTCTCCAACAACCGTGAGCCGTTCATCCAGCAGGGCACGGTCGACCTGGTGATCGCGACCTACACGATCAACGACGACCGGAAGAAGAAGGTCAACTTCGCCGGGCCGTACTACATCGCCGGGCAGGACCTGCTGGTGAAGGCGGACTCCACCATCGCCGGGCCGGAGGGCCTGGAGGGCAAGAAGGTCTGCTCGGTCAGCGGCTCCACGCCGGCCAAGAAGATGCAGACCGACTACCCGAAGGTGCAGCTGCAGCAGTTCGACTCGTACTCGAAGTGCGTCAACGCGCTTGAGGGCGGGCAGGTCGACGCGGTGACCACCGACGACATCATCCTGGCCGGCTACGCCGCCCAGTCGCAGTACGCGGGCAAGTTCAAGGTCGTCGGTAAGCCCTTCACCAGCGAGCCCTACGGCATCGGCCTGAAGAAGGAAGACAAGGCCGGCTGCGAGAAGGTCAACGAGATCCTGAAGACCGCTGCCTCGGACGGCTCCTACAAGGCCGCCTGGGACAACACCCTCGGCAAGAGCGGCACCCCCGCGCCGACGCTGGACACCAGCAAGCTGACCAACTGCGGCTGA
- a CDS encoding 3-keto-5-aminohexanoate cleavage protein, whose amino-acid sequence MLKVCLNGGRTRAEHPALPITVAEVVTDTLRCRAAGAAAVHVHPRDDSGRESLDPMVIAATVTGLRQACPELPVGVSTGDWIEPDPDARVAAIRAWPVLPDFASVNAHESGAERVAATLWERGVAVEAGLWAPEAVEWYRRWTVPVERILVECVRPDPTDALADAERMLADLPPAGPPVLLHGEGPMTWDVLREAVRRGLSTRIGLEDTTVLPDGVTGVGNAELVAAAVALGAG is encoded by the coding sequence ATGTTGAAGGTCTGTCTCAACGGTGGGCGAACGCGCGCCGAACATCCGGCGCTTCCGATCACCGTAGCCGAGGTGGTCACTGACACGCTGCGCTGTCGGGCGGCGGGCGCGGCCGCGGTGCACGTGCATCCGCGTGACGACAGTGGCCGGGAGAGCCTCGATCCGATGGTGATCGCCGCCACGGTGACCGGTCTGCGACAGGCCTGCCCGGAGTTGCCGGTCGGGGTCAGCACCGGGGACTGGATCGAGCCGGACCCGGACGCCCGGGTCGCGGCGATCCGGGCATGGCCGGTGCTGCCCGACTTCGCCTCGGTCAACGCCCACGAATCCGGTGCAGAGCGGGTGGCGGCGACCCTGTGGGAGCGGGGCGTGGCGGTGGAGGCTGGCCTCTGGGCTCCGGAGGCGGTCGAGTGGTATCGACGCTGGACGGTGCCGGTCGAGCGGATTCTGGTCGAGTGTGTACGCCCGGATCCGACCGACGCGTTGGCCGACGCGGAGCGGATGTTGGCGGATCTGCCGCCGGCCGGGCCGCCGGTGCTGCTGCACGGGGAGGGCCCGATGACGTGGGATGTGCTGCGGGAAGCGGTCCGGCGTGGCCTTTCCACCCGGATAGGGCTGGAGGACACAACGGTGCTGCCGGACGGGGTGACAGGGGTGGGAAACGCGGAGTTGGTGGCGGCGGCGGTGGCCCTCGGGGCAGGGTGA
- a CDS encoding regulatory protein RecX, producing MTGRRRGARSGRGWDAAPPRPRATSTGRPRHDRSADGDSAGTGLDATGGETASPPRNEAEVAREICLRQLAVRPRTRAELATALARRGISEETTEQVLDRYDEVGIIDDAAFARAWVSSRHQGRGLARRALANELRQRGVDGEIASEALGELDETTEAATARSLVDRKLRTARGEPDAVFRRLVAMLARKGYPAGVAIRAVKEALAAQSAEAAEFAEHIDADALADSEMELDRESSSFD from the coding sequence GTGACTGGACGACGTCGGGGCGCGCGGTCGGGGCGGGGCTGGGATGCGGCCCCGCCCCGACCGCGCGCCACCTCCACCGGACGCCCTCGGCATGACCGAAGTGCCGATGGCGATTCCGCCGGCACCGGCCTCGACGCTACCGGCGGCGAAACCGCCAGCCCGCCCCGGAACGAGGCGGAGGTGGCCAGGGAGATCTGCCTGCGCCAACTCGCCGTACGACCCCGTACCCGGGCCGAATTGGCCACCGCACTGGCCCGTCGGGGCATCTCCGAGGAGACCACCGAGCAGGTGCTCGACCGCTACGACGAGGTCGGGATCATCGACGATGCCGCCTTCGCCCGGGCCTGGGTGAGCAGCCGGCACCAGGGGCGCGGTCTGGCCCGCCGGGCGTTGGCCAACGAGTTGCGTCAGCGCGGCGTCGACGGCGAGATCGCCAGCGAGGCGCTCGGGGAGTTGGACGAGACGACCGAGGCGGCCACTGCCCGGTCGCTGGTCGACCGGAAGCTTCGTACGGCACGTGGCGAGCCGGACGCGGTCTTCCGCCGGCTGGTGGCGATGCTGGCCCGCAAGGGCTACCCGGCCGGGGTGGCGATTCGGGCCGTCAAGGAGGCGTTGGCCGCGCAGAGTGCCGAGGCGGCGGAGTTCGCCGAGCACATCGACGCGGACGCGTTGGCGGACAGCGAGATGGAGTTGGACCGAGAGAGCAGTTCGTTCGACTAG
- a CDS encoding amino acid ABC transporter permease, protein MHVFTDPVNLDAYLSGFLWILKLTGASALFSLVIGVLLAAARVSPIPVLRAFGAAWVNIFRNTPLTLIIFFCYFGLYTTLGLVLSDDLNLNNYWLGVLGLSVYTAAFVCEAIRSGINTVNAGQAEAARAIGLTFAQTLRIVILPQAGRAVIAPLGSVLIALCKNATIVGTIGVMESSNVMKDLINENGDAVIPIFLVFAGTFAAVLVPTGYFFGWLANRLAVKR, encoded by the coding sequence ATGCATGTATTCACCGATCCGGTGAACCTCGACGCCTATCTGTCGGGTTTCCTGTGGATCCTCAAACTGACCGGCGCCTCGGCGCTCTTCTCGCTGGTCATCGGCGTGCTGTTGGCCGCCGCACGGGTGTCCCCCATTCCCGTCCTGCGCGCCTTCGGCGCCGCCTGGGTGAACATTTTCCGCAACACCCCGCTAACGCTGATCATCTTCTTCTGCTACTTCGGCCTGTACACCACGCTGGGCTTGGTGCTCTCCGACGACCTGAACCTGAACAACTACTGGCTCGGTGTACTGGGTCTGTCGGTCTACACGGCGGCGTTCGTCTGTGAGGCCATCCGGTCCGGCATCAACACGGTCAACGCCGGTCAGGCCGAAGCCGCCCGGGCCATCGGCCTGACCTTCGCCCAGACGCTGCGGATCGTGATCCTGCCGCAGGCCGGGCGGGCGGTCATCGCGCCGCTGGGCAGCGTCCTCATCGCGCTCTGTAAGAACGCCACGATCGTCGGCACCATCGGCGTCATGGAGTCGTCGAACGTGATGAAGGACCTGATCAACGAGAACGGCGACGCGGTAATCCCGATCTTCCTGGTCTTCGCCGGCACCTTCGCTGCGGTGCTGGTGCCGACGGGCTACTTCTTTGGCTGGCTGGCCAACCGACTGGCGGTGAAGCGCTGA
- a CDS encoding amino acid ABC transporter ATP-binding protein, with protein sequence MIVLTAVNKWYGPLHVLRDVDLTIGRGEVVVVIGPSGSGKSTLCRTINRLETISSGSITFDGQPLPAEGRALARLRSEVGMVFQSFNLFAHKTILENVTLGPMKVRKEKPAAAREQALALLDRVGIANQADKFPAQLSGGQQQRAAIARALAMKPKAMLFDEPTSALDPEMVGEVLDVMTSLAREGMTMVVVTHEMGFARHAANRVIFMADGQLVEDAPPTEFFANPRSERAKDFLSKILTH encoded by the coding sequence CTGATCGTGCTCACGGCGGTCAACAAGTGGTACGGGCCGCTACACGTGCTTCGCGACGTCGATCTGACGATCGGCAGGGGTGAGGTCGTAGTGGTGATCGGCCCGTCCGGCTCCGGCAAGTCGACCCTCTGCCGGACGATCAACCGGCTGGAGACGATCAGCTCCGGCTCGATCACGTTCGACGGGCAGCCGCTGCCGGCTGAGGGGCGGGCTCTCGCCCGGCTACGCAGCGAGGTCGGCATGGTGTTCCAGTCGTTCAACCTCTTCGCGCACAAGACGATCCTCGAGAACGTCACGCTCGGTCCGATGAAGGTCCGCAAGGAGAAGCCAGCCGCCGCCCGGGAGCAGGCGCTCGCGCTGCTCGACCGGGTGGGCATCGCCAACCAGGCGGACAAGTTCCCGGCCCAACTCTCCGGCGGACAGCAGCAGCGGGCGGCGATCGCCCGTGCCCTGGCGATGAAGCCCAAGGCGATGCTCTTCGACGAGCCGACCAGCGCGCTCGACCCGGAAATGGTCGGTGAGGTGCTCGACGTGATGACCTCCCTCGCTCGCGAGGGCATGACGATGGTGGTGGTGACCCACGAGATGGGGTTCGCCCGGCACGCCGCCAATCGGGTCATCTTCATGGCCGACGGCCAACTGGTCGAGGACGCTCCCCCGACCGAGTTCTTCGCCAACCCGCGCAGCGAGCGGGCGAAGGACTTCCTGTCCAAGATCCTGACGCACTAG
- the selD gene encoding selenide, water dikinase SelD produces the protein MEPVRLTQYARGGGCACKIPPGELETIVAGLGLTPPADVLGVDGRTSGSLLVGLDHGDDAAVVALADGTAVVATVDFFTPVVDDPYDWGRIAACNALSDVYAMGGSPLVALNLLCWPREVLPLELATEVLRGGHDLARQAGCHLAGGHSVDDDGPKYGLAVTGTVRQDELITLDAGRPGLPLSLTKPLGVGVLNSRHKATGEPFPQAVAAMSTLNREAARAAVAAGIRCGTDVTGFGLLGHASKLARASGLTVVIESARVPYLDGAREAVRDGFVSGGTRRNLDWVSPWTEFDGVSEADRLLLADAQTSGGLLLVGEVPGGTVVGELLPRGESMVLVR, from the coding sequence ATGGAACCGGTACGCCTGACGCAGTACGCCCGGGGCGGTGGCTGCGCGTGCAAGATCCCGCCCGGGGAGTTGGAGACCATCGTCGCCGGACTGGGGCTCACCCCGCCGGCGGACGTCCTCGGTGTCGACGGTCGGACGAGCGGCAGCCTGCTGGTCGGGCTGGACCACGGCGACGACGCGGCGGTGGTCGCCCTGGCCGACGGGACCGCGGTGGTGGCCACCGTCGACTTCTTCACCCCGGTCGTCGACGACCCGTACGACTGGGGGCGCATCGCCGCCTGCAACGCCCTTTCCGACGTGTACGCGATGGGCGGGAGTCCCCTGGTCGCGCTGAATCTACTCTGCTGGCCCCGGGAGGTGCTGCCGCTGGAGTTGGCTACCGAGGTGCTCCGGGGTGGCCACGACCTGGCTCGGCAGGCGGGCTGCCATCTCGCCGGTGGGCACAGCGTGGACGACGACGGCCCCAAGTACGGCCTGGCGGTGACCGGTACGGTCCGGCAGGACGAGCTGATCACGCTGGACGCGGGGCGGCCGGGCCTACCACTGTCCCTGACCAAGCCGTTGGGAGTCGGGGTGCTCAACTCCCGGCACAAGGCGACCGGTGAGCCGTTTCCGCAGGCGGTGGCGGCGATGTCCACCCTGAATCGGGAAGCCGCACGGGCGGCGGTGGCGGCCGGTATCCGATGTGGCACCGACGTGACCGGGTTCGGGCTGCTCGGTCACGCGTCCAAGCTGGCCCGGGCCAGCGGACTGACCGTGGTGATCGAGTCGGCCCGGGTGCCCTACCTCGACGGTGCCCGGGAGGCCGTACGGGATGGTTTCGTCAGTGGGGGCACCCGGCGCAACCTCGACTGGGTCTCGCCGTGGACCGAGTTCGACGGGGTTTCCGAAGCGGACCGGCTGCTTCTGGCGGACGCGCAGACCTCCGGTGGGCTGCTGCTCGTGGGCGAGGTTCCGGGTGGGACGGTCGTGGGCGAACTGCTTCCCCGGGGGGAGTCGATGGTGCTCGTACGCTGA
- a CDS encoding MFS transporter has protein sequence MATAATVPPPGSATDNQDPAIARVQRRTLRLLFGTQIIGGIGTTIGVSVGALLAARLVGTAVSGLAQSAAVVGGALLAIPVTRIMSAAGRRPGLVVAYLTGALGGVLVVFAAVTGWIPLLFLGMLLFGGGSAANLQARYSAVDLAEPARRGRQLSLIVWATTIGAVAAPNFAASADRFTTDLGLPALSGPFAFSAVAFVLAGAVLFVFLRPDPLLTARRLADGRTPAMVTPAGKRSGSLRAALRVVVNRPAARLGIAAVAVGHLVMVGVMSMTPVRLGESHGDADVLHVVGIVLSVHIAGMYALSPVVGWLTDRYGRRPVILGGVGLLLAACAVAGTAGHDTTRLTLGLALLGLGWSGTMVTGSTLLSESVPVDVRPAAQGLSDLIMGLAGATAGAVSGFVVEFAGYPVLNLLAALAVVPLVALALRPAPSGATTEGA, from the coding sequence ATGGCCACTGCCGCCACCGTGCCCCCACCCGGGAGCGCGACCGACAATCAGGACCCCGCCATCGCCCGGGTCCAGCGTCGTACCCTCAGGTTGCTCTTCGGCACCCAGATCATCGGCGGCATCGGCACCACCATCGGCGTCTCCGTCGGCGCGCTGCTCGCCGCCCGGCTGGTCGGCACCGCCGTCTCGGGGCTTGCCCAGAGCGCTGCCGTGGTCGGCGGCGCGCTACTCGCCATACCGGTCACCCGGATCATGAGCGCCGCCGGTCGACGCCCCGGCCTCGTCGTCGCCTACCTGACCGGCGCGCTGGGCGGCGTACTGGTCGTGTTCGCCGCCGTGACCGGCTGGATCCCCCTGCTCTTCCTCGGCATGCTGCTCTTCGGCGGCGGCTCCGCCGCCAACCTCCAGGCCCGGTACAGCGCCGTCGACCTCGCCGAACCGGCCCGTCGGGGACGGCAACTGTCGCTGATCGTCTGGGCCACCACGATCGGGGCGGTCGCGGCTCCCAACTTCGCCGCCAGCGCCGACCGGTTCACCACCGACCTGGGCCTACCCGCACTCTCCGGCCCGTTCGCGTTCAGTGCGGTCGCCTTCGTGTTGGCCGGCGCCGTGCTCTTCGTCTTCCTCCGCCCGGACCCGTTGCTCACCGCTCGGCGGCTGGCGGATGGCCGTACCCCGGCGATGGTCACCCCCGCCGGGAAGCGCAGCGGCAGTCTGCGGGCGGCGCTGCGGGTGGTCGTGAACCGCCCGGCCGCCCGCCTCGGCATCGCCGCCGTGGCCGTCGGGCACCTGGTCATGGTCGGGGTGATGTCGATGACCCCGGTACGCCTCGGCGAGTCGCACGGCGACGCCGACGTGCTGCACGTGGTCGGCATCGTGCTCAGCGTGCACATCGCCGGCATGTACGCGTTGTCCCCGGTCGTCGGCTGGCTCACCGACCGGTACGGCCGTCGACCGGTCATCCTCGGCGGGGTCGGCCTGCTGCTCGCCGCGTGTGCGGTCGCCGGCACCGCCGGGCACGACACGACCCGCCTGACGCTGGGCCTGGCCCTGCTCGGCCTGGGGTGGTCCGGCACCATGGTCACCGGCTCGACCCTGCTGTCGGAGTCTGTGCCGGTCGACGTCCGGCCGGCTGCCCAGGGGCTGTCCGACCTGATCATGGGGCTGGCCGGGGCGACGGCCGGTGCGGTCAGCGGGTTTGTCGTCGAGTTCGCCGGCTACCCCGTGCTCAATCTGCTGGCGGCGCTCGCGGTGGTGCCGCTGGTGGCGCTAGCGTTGCGTCCGGCTCCGAGCGGAGCCACGACAGAGGGGGCGTGA
- the rny gene encoding ribonuclease Y, giving the protein MSALDVGLLTTTVLLAALVLVGLFTGLRALRRLTATSTTADNSDFVAEKDRQEQSLAALRTAADEATSTADVAKSEVAMARAEVAAAKAEASAARAEARRVLDAARTEADTVLERAHRQAEADADQVRAAARRSGEREVALLASTIKEQASEVERRAQRMDERERLHTEEVERLAERDRRLAAASAELAAREAALAERETALTEAEEQRRRELERIAGLTAEAARSELVEAVEGQAKREAAILIRDIESDARATAEQRARHIVVDAIQRVASEQTAESVVSVLHLPGDEMKGRIIGREGRNIRAFESVTGVNLIIDDTPEAVLLSCFDPVRREIGRLTLEKLVLDGRIHPHRIEEVFDTARHEVERLCLRAAEDALVEVGITEMHPELVTLLGRLRYRTSYGQNVLKHLVETAHIAGIMAAELRLDATTIKRGAFLHDIGKALTHEVEGSHALIGADLARKYGESEEVVHAIEAHHNEVPPQTIEAVLTQASDACSGGRPGARRESLEAYVRRLERIEEIAGQKAGVEKVFAMQAGREIRVMVRPEEVDEIGAAVLARDVAKQIEEELTYPGQIRVTVVRESRATEIAR; this is encoded by the coding sequence ATGAGCGCGCTGGACGTGGGCCTGCTCACCACAACCGTGCTCCTGGCCGCCCTCGTCCTGGTGGGACTGTTCACCGGCCTACGAGCCCTGCGCCGGTTGACCGCCACCTCGACCACGGCCGACAACAGCGACTTCGTCGCCGAGAAGGATCGCCAGGAACAATCACTGGCCGCACTGCGTACCGCCGCGGACGAGGCGACCTCCACCGCCGATGTGGCGAAGTCCGAGGTGGCCATGGCCCGCGCCGAGGTCGCCGCCGCCAAGGCGGAGGCGAGCGCCGCCCGCGCCGAGGCCCGGCGGGTGCTCGACGCCGCCCGGACAGAGGCGGACACCGTACTGGAGCGGGCACACCGTCAGGCCGAGGCCGACGCCGACCAGGTCCGCGCGGCGGCCCGGCGCAGCGGAGAGCGAGAAGTCGCCCTCCTCGCTTCCACGATCAAGGAACAGGCGTCCGAGGTGGAGCGCCGAGCCCAGCGGATGGACGAGCGGGAACGGCTACACACCGAGGAGGTCGAACGGCTCGCCGAACGCGACCGGCGATTGGCCGCAGCCTCCGCCGAGTTGGCCGCCCGGGAAGCCGCGCTCGCCGAACGGGAGACCGCCCTGACCGAGGCGGAGGAGCAGCGCCGGCGCGAGTTGGAACGCATCGCCGGCCTGACTGCTGAAGCAGCCCGGTCCGAGTTGGTCGAGGCGGTCGAAGGGCAGGCCAAGCGGGAAGCGGCGATCCTGATCCGGGACATCGAGTCCGACGCGCGCGCCACCGCCGAGCAGCGGGCCCGGCACATCGTGGTGGACGCGATCCAGCGGGTGGCCAGCGAGCAGACCGCGGAGAGCGTGGTCAGCGTGCTGCACCTGCCCGGTGACGAGATGAAGGGCCGGATCATCGGTCGGGAGGGGCGCAACATTCGCGCCTTCGAATCGGTGACCGGAGTCAACCTGATCATCGACGACACGCCGGAGGCGGTGCTGCTGTCCTGCTTCGACCCGGTGCGTCGGGAGATCGGCCGGCTGACCCTGGAGAAGTTGGTGTTGGACGGCCGGATCCATCCGCACCGCATCGAGGAGGTTTTCGACACTGCCCGGCACGAGGTGGAACGTCTCTGCCTGCGCGCGGCGGAGGACGCGCTGGTCGAGGTGGGGATCACCGAAATGCACCCGGAGCTGGTCACCCTGCTCGGCCGCTTGCGCTACCGGACGTCGTACGGGCAGAACGTGCTCAAGCACCTGGTGGAGACGGCGCATATTGCCGGAATTATGGCGGCAGAACTGCGCCTGGACGCGACCACGATCAAGCGGGGTGCGTTCCTGCACGACATCGGCAAGGCGCTCACCCACGAGGTCGAGGGCAGCCACGCGCTCATCGGCGCGGACCTGGCCCGTAAGTACGGTGAGTCCGAGGAGGTGGTGCACGCCATCGAGGCGCACCACAACGAGGTACCGCCGCAGACCATCGAGGCGGTGCTGACCCAGGCCTCCGACGCGTGTTCCGGTGGTCGGCCGGGCGCGCGCCGGGAAAGCCTTGAGGCGTACGTTCGGCGCCTGGAGCGGATCGAGGAGATCGCCGGCCAGAAGGCCGGGGTGGAGAAGGTCTTCGCGATGCAGGCGGGACGGGAGATCCGGGTGATGGTCCGCCCGGAGGAGGTCGACGAGATCGGGGCGGCGGTGCTGGCCCGGGATGTGGCCAAGCAGATCGAGGAGGAGCTGACCTATCCCGGTCAGATCCGGGTGACGGTGGTTCGCGAGTCCCGCGCCACCGAGATCGCCCGCTGA
- a CDS encoding amino acid ABC transporter permease: MSSNTVLYDHPGPRARVRNAVLTVVFSIAIAGLLWWIYSKFDEKGQWEARLWEPFTEPTTWTQFILPGLQQTLMAAATGMVLSLVFGIVFAVGRLSDHRWVSIPAGVVVEFFRAVPLLLMIFFIFYGVPFLTQQPMSAFWSVVIGLTLYNGSVLAEAFRAGIHSLPRGQSEAAFAIGLRKGQVMQMILIPQAARAMLPVIVSQLVVLLKDTALGYIVAFPELLQRGVNDLGANYGNIVAAAIVVAAIYIVINSMLTMLAGWLDRRSKRRAYRISKTTTVPMPAVAQVGGAGEKAGDD, encoded by the coding sequence ATGAGCAGCAACACGGTCCTCTACGACCACCCCGGACCTCGGGCACGGGTACGCAACGCGGTCCTCACCGTCGTCTTCAGCATCGCCATCGCGGGCCTGCTCTGGTGGATCTACTCGAAGTTCGATGAGAAGGGCCAGTGGGAGGCGCGGCTCTGGGAGCCGTTCACCGAGCCGACCACGTGGACCCAGTTCATCCTGCCCGGTCTCCAGCAGACCCTCATGGCCGCGGCGACCGGCATGGTGCTCTCGCTCGTCTTCGGCATCGTCTTCGCCGTCGGCCGGCTCTCCGACCACAGGTGGGTCAGCATCCCGGCCGGCGTCGTCGTGGAGTTCTTCCGCGCCGTGCCGCTGCTGCTGATGATCTTCTTCATCTTCTACGGCGTGCCGTTCCTGACCCAACAGCCGATGTCCGCCTTCTGGTCGGTCGTAATCGGTCTGACGCTCTACAACGGATCGGTGCTGGCCGAGGCGTTCCGCGCCGGCATCCACTCGTTGCCGCGGGGACAGTCCGAGGCGGCATTCGCGATCGGTTTGCGCAAGGGCCAGGTCATGCAGATGATCCTGATCCCCCAGGCGGCCCGGGCCATGCTGCCGGTGATCGTGAGCCAGCTCGTGGTCCTGCTCAAGGACACCGCGCTGGGCTACATCGTCGCCTTCCCCGAACTGCTCCAGCGCGGCGTCAACGACCTTGGTGCCAACTACGGCAACATCGTCGCCGCCGCGATCGTGGTCGCCGCGATCTACATCGTCATCAACTCGATGCTCACCATGCTGGCGGGCTGGCTCGACCGGCGTAGCAAGCGCCGGGCCTACCGGATCAGCAAGACCACGACCGTTCCGATGCCGGCCGTGGCCCAGGTGGGTGGTGCCGGCGAGAAGGCCGGCGACGACTGA
- a CDS encoding DUF3046 domain-containing protein produces the protein MRLTDFWTRLEQTFGPAYAGSIAADQVLTQLGGRTIEQAFAEGESTLVVWRAVCAAYPDRVPAQLR, from the coding sequence GTGCGGCTGACCGACTTCTGGACGCGTCTGGAGCAGACGTTCGGGCCTGCGTACGCCGGCAGTATCGCCGCAGACCAGGTGCTCACCCAACTCGGGGGTCGCACCATCGAACAGGCGTTCGCGGAGGGCGAATCGACGCTGGTGGTGTGGCGGGCAGTGTGTGCCGCCTACCCCGATCGGGTGCCGGCGCAACTACGCTGA
- a CDS encoding DUF2277 family protein, with protein sequence MCRSIKTLREPYVDEVTDVDIEAAALQYVRKISGFRAPAAHNAAAFDAAVAAVAAATRTLLDQIEVRGRGHAAASAGTTESGAHRD encoded by the coding sequence ATGTGCCGGAGCATCAAGACGCTACGTGAGCCCTACGTCGACGAGGTCACCGACGTCGACATCGAGGCCGCCGCGTTGCAGTACGTCCGCAAGATCAGTGGGTTCCGGGCACCGGCGGCACACAACGCGGCGGCCTTCGATGCCGCCGTCGCCGCGGTCGCCGCCGCCACCCGGACCCTGCTCGACCAGATCGAGGTACGTGGCCGGGGTCACGCCGCAGCGAGCGCCGGCACGACCGAGTCTGGTGCCCATCGGGACTGA